The Bacillus sp. Bos-x628 genome segment GTCGCGACAACAATCTGCGTAATTCGTAAATGCCATATGGGTTAGTATATCCTTGCCAATCCTCTAACACCTTTGATGAAGTGAATTTTTTAAGTTTTTCACTAGGTCCTCCTATTATTTCTCCTAGTGATAGGTCGATGAGACTTAAACTGGTGTTTATCATACTGGAAGCTTCCTCCCTTAAACAGCGTTAAATTTTTTTACTAATACATAATCCACATTCATCAATAGGTAATGTTACAGAGGTAGAAAACCTATTTTCGTCTTGCACTCTTTGGAAATAGTGTTTGAAATCCTCGGAAAATTTTTCGATTACAGGGTCATGGGCTAAAACTAGTGCGCCAGGTGCTAGTTTTTCATACCAAGCGTCTATTAGTAGAGGATAATCAGCCTTTGAACCATTTTTCTCTACATCAATTAAAATTAAATCTATACTTGAGTCTTTAAAATGATTAATTCCGGAAAATGCATCTTCCGTTTTTATTTCAGCCCAATCTAGACCTACATTCTTGATGTTTTGTACAGCGCTTAAGCAAGCGTCTTTATTTATATCAAAACCAACAACTTTTTTATTTTCAGGATTATTCAACCCTCCAGCCAGCCAAAATAACGCATAACCATAATAACTACCTAATACAACTACATTTTTAATCATCCTGCTTGAAGAAGTCGCAAATAACATTCGTTCCATAATGGGTGAGATAGTGGTAGAAGGTACATTTATATTCCCTACTAAACTTTTCTTGAATGTTCCAAATTTCTCATTATCAAAGTGGGTGTCTGCAAAAAGTACATTATGTTGAACTAATTTGTTAATAATTTGTTTCATTTTTTTATCGATAGCTGGTAAGTTGGTTTGTGTTTTGGTCATACCGCATACTCTCCTGATTTTGTTGCAATGCTTTCCCCTAACTTGAATAGGTCTGTAACTAATTTTCCTTGCTCTTTAACACTAAGTGTTCTTAGGTTTCCAATAATTATTTCCTTTCTTAAAACTGTGGCCCCCATTGCTGTAAATACATTGCGTAATTGCGAGGAACCATGGACAGCATCTGCAAATTCCGCTCCTACTACTATTAGAGATACTTTTTTACCAACCAATAACTTTTTTTTTTCAGGAAAATCATATAGAGGGCCTCCGATAACATTCATAGCATTTATTACTGATCCTACAACCGATTTCCAATATGCAGGAGCCGAAATGATAATGTGTTCCGCTTCCAACATAGAATTATATAATTCATCTACACTTTCATTTTCGTATTCACTAGTATTTCTCCCGTCGAAAAATGGCAAATTTAAATTACGTAAATCTAAAACTTTATAGTTATCATAACCTTGTTCATCGAATTTCTTTTTAACGAGATTTAGTAACTCGCGCGCGGCTGATTTTGTATCTCTTCCTGGACTCGGCTTCATGCTTCCGCAAATCAATAAAGTTTTGTGACCCAATGTAATCAACTCCTTGTCAAAATTTTGCTTATTATCTTCGTATTGCTTTCATTAGTGTTGCTAATTAGGTATTCGTTCATATCTATTTCGGGTACAGCCTCAAGATCAACGGACGGGTGATAAGACGAAAGTTTAGTTTTCGGTTGTCGTAATGGCTGCTCTAATATTGATTTCCCTTCTAATTGAGTTCCAGTAATAAATAACTCTGCAACTTTATTTGGTAAGGTATGCTTGGAATTTTCGCATTTTTTTTGTAAAACAGCTATATTTTCATTAACCAAATCCATTCTAGAACTGGCTTGTAAATAACCTCTTACGAAGTCTTCAATTTGTTCAGAATTCCTGAGTTTCAAGGAGATTTCCAACCCACTTTGGAAATGTTTTATAGATTCTTCGTATTTGCCAATATCTAAATTGACGTATCCTAATGCGTAAAGAATAGTTTCGGTGTCTAGCCTATCCTTTAGGTTTAGCGCTGTCTGATAAGCTTTTTCCAAGTAGTTAATTGACTCATTTATTTTCCCGGCTTTCCAGGCCAGCATTCCGGTGCGATAACAGTATCCGTGCTCATCTCCGATCAATTTATTAAATGCGGATTTCCAAAACTCTAAGGCACTTATATAATCCTTGCGGATTTCCAAGAGAAAAGTGATATTTGATAATAAATTATATTTTAAATATAAGGAGCCGCTATCCTGTTGATTCTTAATCAACTCTAGTGCTTTTAGTTCCCTTTGAAGAACATCGTCCAAAAGCCTTTCTTTTTCATCGCCTTCTAGTTTACTTGAGGCCACAGTTTCCATAAAACTTAAGCCATTATAAATCCAACCCTTTTCTAACCGATTGCGGTTATCCGACTCATCAACAAATGTTAATGCATTATCATAATGAGTGCGTGCTACATCTAAGTTATAAAACCTCTTAACAGCTAAAAGTGCAGCTAAACATTCTACATGTGCTCTTTGTGGGCCGTTGTTAACGAAATTCAAGGCTTTTTGAAAAGCGATATAAGCTTCATCATACAAACTTAAATTAGCGTGAACTAGCCCGATAATTCTATAGATTTCTTCTGATTGTATTGATTCATTTTTTAACACCTTCTCACATGCTAAAAAGGCATTCTCGTAATTCTGAGTAATTAATGCAATAGCAGCATCTGAAATAAGGCCATTTTCGCTGCCTTCGAAGTTGTACTCTGTAAAGTCGCATTCATTGAATTCTTCCCCGGTGATTAAAGGCTCCTGCTCCGCTAACAATCTTTTAAAAATTCTACTTCGTGCCACCAGCACACTTTCTAGCATGTTAAAAGGCTCTTTCAATTCATATTTGGAGGGGATATTCCCTTTAAATCCCAAAACTAGTTTAAGTTGAGAAGAGGGTAAAAGTTTGAAAATTCTATGTAAAACCCTTAAAGAAGACCTATCTATCCATTCAGAAGCATTTAATATGATTGTCAAAGGTTTTCCTTCGTTTTTAAAAACTTCATTGACCATATCAACGACTTTATCTGCTAATTGGTCAATTAATTTTGTAGTAGCGCTTGATTCCCGGCTTATTCTACGAATAATACTATAAATTATTGAATCTGAACTCATGTCCATTCTCTTCCAGGAATTCCTTAACGTGTTATATGATTCGGTGATAATGTCCATTTGTTTGTATTCTTTGAAGGTTGTTTCCATCTTTTTAATAATTTCGCCGATTGTGTAATAAGGTTTAAAAGACCGATCATCAACCGAAAAATTTATGATGATAGAACGTTTATTATCTAAAACTAAGCTGGTATCATCTTTCATTCCGCGCACCCAAATAACAGGTCTTTCTCTAAAGTTAGATAGAGAACTAACTTTCATGTTCCTTCCCTCCAATTCTCATAAGTTTATGTAACGTTGTTTTTGTGGTGATAGAAGAAAAGGGACACTTGTTAGATGCCCCTTTTCATACACATTCGTCATATACGGTACCCTTCAAATTACCACTTAACAACTAGTTGTGCTGCTTCGATTTCTTCAGCAGTTGCAACTTCTGCTTCTTCGTTTAAGTCCTCTAAGAACTTCAAAAGATCTTGATTCATTCAGAATACCCCCCTTTCAATTTTGTTATTTTATGTAAATTCTAAGGTGTTATCTAAATATTAAAATAACAGGTGTTATCTGAATATTAAAATAACTCTTGGTGATTTTCAACCGGTCTATCCTAATTTTTGCAAAATGTAACTTTTAACCTATTTAATGTATTTTTTTGACAATTTTAACTATATTTATCCTATTTTTTAATAATTATCATAGAAATATTGCTAATTATTTGCACTTAAAATTCTTTTTTTTAAAATAGTATAATACTTACTTATAAGTTTAGATATTTAAAATAATAAGGAGGTTCTTATGAAAAATGCTTTAGTGGTGGGTGGCACTGGAATGTTATCTAATGTATCTTTATGGTTAGCTGAAAAAGGTTATCATGTTTCTGTAATTGGTAGAAACCCCGAAAAAATGAATTTATTATTAGAAAAAGGTTTAGCTCATTATCGCATCACCCCTATGTTAGTTGACTATAGAAATGATGAAGAATTAAGAAACCATATAAAATCTTTTCAAGAAAAAAATGGAAAAATTAACTTGGTTGTCGCATGGATACATTCAATTGCAGCAAATGCATTAAATATTATCATTGAAGAGATTAACGTTGATAACCAAAATTGGTCGTTATTTCACATATTGGGAAGTAGTGCTGATTTAAACGAAATAAAACGAAGAACCGTTTTGAGTGGATATAAATATCATCAAGTTCAGTTAGGATTTATTAACCAAAATGGCTTCTCTAGATGGTTAACACACGAGGAAATATCTAATGGTGTGATTAATTCAATTTTAAAAGATAAACCTTTGAGTATTATTGGTACAACAAATGCTAATAAACAACTACCCTAAGCGATGGGAGGAAATATTCCAAGATCTCGTAATGAACGCAGCCATGATTGACTGGCTCACTCACCGGCTTATCTCGTTAATATGAATCGGAAATTCCTACCGAATGAAACTGGTAAAAGCAAAAGAAGACACTCGTTTCTTCCGCATCAATGAAGTGAAATGTAATGAAGAACTTGTCGGGCAAAAGCAAAGTGGGACGTGCTCAGAAAACAGCAAATTGTAGATGAGGAATCTGTTGAAAAGAGTGCTAGGAGTCTGTCCGATGAAAATTTTTTAGCGTATAATTATGCGATAATTCTTCATATTCATCCGTTTTTATTGTATAAAAACATATATTTTGAATAAAAATACGTGAATTTCACTCCGTCAGACAGACTCCTAGACGATCAAAGGTTCTGAGCCTGAAAAGGGTCTCTTTTTTTATACGGGACTGACATATTGGTGGATAACAACAACTCCAAATGACATGGCGGTTCCGAGTCTAATTGCCACCGACAGTGTCGTTTCCGAAATTCCCGTCATTGAAAATTTCTGCGGACACTATTAATGAAATATCATCATTTACGATAAAATCATCTTTAGTCCACTTCAACTCTATTCCTCCAATACATAATAAAATATATCAAATGCCTGATAATTCTATTTTAGTGATTTTTTAAAAACATCCAAAATTCCCTGTCAGAAACATCTATACCACTATTAGCTTTTTGTAAATTCTCACGAAAGGCCTCCAGTTTGACTTTTTTAATGCTATTACTGAACTTAGAAAGACTTTTCGTTTTCTGAAAATCTAGCCCATTCAAGAATAATACGTGTGTTATTTATTTCGTTAGTGCTTAATGGCCCTGTAATAAGAGCAAAAGCATCAGTATCAATATTAAAAATACTCGAATTATTAAAATCCTCCCAAGCTGCTTGTATTACTTCACCAAAGGTTTCATTTTTTCAGTAATACTTATATTATGTTTTATTTGAGCTAGAAGCTTTACCTCCTCTCCATTTTTCGGATTTTGTGTAAAAACAATAAAAT includes the following:
- a CDS encoding class I SAM-dependent methyltransferase produces the protein MTKTQTNLPAIDKKMKQIINKLVQHNVLFADTHFDNEKFGTFKKSLVGNINVPSTTISPIMERMLFATSSSRMIKNVVVLGSYYGYALFWLAGGLNNPENKKVVGFDINKDACLSAVQNIKNVGLDWAEIKTEDAFSGINHFKDSSIDLILIDVEKNGSKADYPLLIDAWYEKLAPGALVLAHDPVIEKFSEDFKHYFQRVQDENRFSTSVTLPIDECGLCISKKI
- a CDS encoding NAD(P)H-dependent oxidoreductase — translated: MGHKTLLICGSMKPSPGRDTKSAARELLNLVKKKFDEQGYDNYKVLDLRNLNLPFFDGRNTSEYENESVDELYNSMLEAEHIIISAPAYWKSVVGSVINAMNVIGGPLYDFPEKKKLLVGKKVSLIVVGAEFADAVHGSSQLRNVFTAMGATVLRKEIIIGNLRTLSVKEQGKLVTDLFKLGESIATKSGEYAV
- a CDS encoding tetratricopeptide repeat protein, with translation MKVSSLSNFRERPVIWVRGMKDDTSLVLDNKRSIIINFSVDDRSFKPYYTIGEIIKKMETTFKEYKQMDIITESYNTLRNSWKRMDMSSDSIIYSIIRRISRESSATTKLIDQLADKVVDMVNEVFKNEGKPLTIILNASEWIDRSSLRVLHRIFKLLPSSQLKLVLGFKGNIPSKYELKEPFNMLESVLVARSRIFKRLLAEQEPLITGEEFNECDFTEYNFEGSENGLISDAAIALITQNYENAFLACEKVLKNESIQSEEIYRIIGLVHANLSLYDEAYIAFQKALNFVNNGPQRAHVECLAALLAVKRFYNLDVARTHYDNALTFVDESDNRNRLEKGWIYNGLSFMETVASSKLEGDEKERLLDDVLQRELKALELIKNQQDSGSLYLKYNLLSNITFLLEIRKDYISALEFWKSAFNKLIGDEHGYCYRTGMLAWKAGKINESINYLEKAYQTALNLKDRLDTETILYALGYVNLDIGKYEESIKHFQSGLEISLKLRNSEQIEDFVRGYLQASSRMDLVNENIAVLQKKCENSKHTLPNKVAELFITGTQLEGKSILEQPLRQPKTKLSSYHPSVDLEAVPEIDMNEYLISNTNESNTKIISKILTRS
- a CDS encoding short-chain dehydrogenase, with amino-acid sequence MKNALVVGGTGMLSNVSLWLAEKGYHVSVIGRNPEKMNLLLEKGLAHYRITPMLVDYRNDEELRNHIKSFQEKNGKINLVVAWIHSIAANALNIIIEEINVDNQNWSLFHILGSSADLNEIKRRTVLSGYKYHQVQLGFINQNGFSRWLTHEEISNGVINSILKDKPLSIIGTTNANKQLP